A window of Mangifera indica cultivar Alphonso chromosome 13, CATAS_Mindica_2.1, whole genome shotgun sequence contains these coding sequences:
- the LOC123195013 gene encoding glucan endo-1,3-beta-glucosidase 6-like, giving the protein MMMMGNFSVPVAFNLVFLCSLVCVVRGIGANWGTQASHPLPPKTVVNLLRNNGIQKVKLFDADYGTLRALGGSNIEVMVGIPNDKLASLAGSMKAAEKWVSSNVSKHISSNHVNIRYVAVGNEPFLQTYNESFLNTTFPALQNVQSALIKAGLSNQVKVTVPLNADVYESSSGYPSGGDFRTDIHDLMLAIVKFLSDYGAPFTVNIYPFISLYTDSNFPVEYAFFDGNAQPVNDGGTIYYNMFDANHDTLVYALQRNGYGNLPIIIGEIGWPTDGDRNANSEYARRFNQGFMSHISGGKGTPMRPGPIDAYLFSLIDEDAKSIDPGNFERHWGIFTFDGRAKYVLNLGMTNSGALIPARGVHYLEKKWCIMKPSARLDDPQVAPSVSYACGLADCSELGYGTSCADLDAQGNISYAFNSYYQRNNQVDAACKFPNISMVTKKDPSMGSCTFQIMIQPYYGGAGRRKPIALVLGFLLFALTFL; this is encoded by the exons atgatgatgatggggaACTTTTCAGTTCCTGTAgcttttaatttggtttttctGTGCTCATTGGTTTGTGTGGTGAGGGGTATTGGTGCCAATTGGGGTACACAAGCAAGTCATCCTCTGCCTCCGAAAACTGTGGTGAATCTGTTGAGGAATAATGGGATTCAAAAAGTGAAGCTTTTTGATGCTGATTATGGAACATTAAGGGCTCTGGGAGGTTCTAATATTGAGGTCATGGTCGGTATCCCAAATGACAAGCTTGCATCTCTGGCTGGTAGCATGAAGGCCGCTGAGAAATGGGTTTCCAGCAATGTCTCCAAACATATCTCTTCTAATCATGTCAATATCAG ATATGTTGCAGTTGGGAATGAACCTTTCTTGCAAACATACAATGAAAGCTTCCTCAACACAACCTTCCCTGCTCTGCAGAATGTTCAGTCTGCCCTGATAAAGGCTGGGCTTAGCAATCAAGTAAAGGTCACTGTACCCCTCAATGCTGATGTTTATGAGTCCTCATCTGGATATCCATCTGGCGGTGACTTCCGAACTGATATCCACGATCTCATGCTTGCCATTGTCAAATTTTTGAGTGATTATGGTGCGCCATTTACTGTCAACATTTATCCATTCATAAGCCTTTACACTGATTCCAACTTCCCCGTTGAGTATGCCTTCTTTGACGGCAATGCACAACCTGTAAATGATGGTGGGACGATCTATTACAATATGTTTGATGCAAATCATGACACTCTTGTGTATGCTCTACAGAGGAATGGGTATGGGAATCTGCCTATTATAATTGGAGAAATTGGGTGGCCAACTGATGGAGATCGAAATGCTAATTCAGAGTATGCACGACGATTCAACCAAGGTTTTATGTCCCATATTTCAGGTGGGAAAGGAACACCAATGCGACCAGGGCCCATTGATGCATATTTGTTTAGTTTGATCGATGAGGACGCCAAGAGTATTGATCCGGGGAATTTTGAACGTCACTGGGGGATATTTACTTTTGATGGGAGAGCCAAATACGTGCTCAATCTTGGCATGACAAACTCGGGTGCCTTAATTCCGGCAAGAGGTGTGCATTACTTGGAGAAAAAGTGGTGTATAATGAAGCCTTCAGCCAGACTCGATGATCCACAGGTAGCACCAAGCGTGAGCTACGCCTGTGGACTTGCTGACTGCTCTGAACTTGGTTATGGGACATCTTGTGCAGATCTGGATGCTCAAGGGAATATCTCATATGCGTTTAATAGTTACTATCAGAGAAATAATCAGGTTGATGCTGCTTGTAAATTTCCAAACATATCAATGGTTACAAAAAAGGATCCATCAATGGGAAGCTGCACATTCCAGATAATGATTCAGCCATATTATGGAGGTGCAGGAAGGAGAAAGCCAATAGCTTTGGTTTTGGGCTTTCTTCTCTTCGCATTAACATTTCTGTGA